A segment of the Streptomyces sp. ITFR-21 genome:
GCGCCCGTCGCGGGCGGGGCGGAGGACGGCGCCGACGAGGCGTCGTCGTCCTGCGGCGAGCAGCCGGCCAGGGCCAGCGTGATCAGGGCGGCGGCGCCGAGGACGGCCGCGCGGGGCGGGGACAACCGGAAGGCAGGACGCATGGCGGGACCTTGACACCGCCAGGGCTCCGCTGTCCACGGGATCCGAGCGGTTGTCCGCATGCCGGACCTTTGTGTCCGCGATGTTGCCGCCGCGGTTACCTGTCGGCGGTTGCCGGTCGCGGTACGTACGGGCCCGGTCACACGGTGGGTTCCGCCGGCAGGTCGGTGGCGGCTCCGTCCAGGCCGAGCGCGCGGACCAGCGCCCAGTCCTGGGCGGTGTTGACGGTCCAGGCCATCACCTTGATCCCGGCCTCGTGGCAGCGCCGTACCGTGTCCAGGTCCAGCCGGCGCAGGTCCAGGCTCACCAGCCGGGCGCCCACCGCCTGGGCGCGGGGCACGATGTCGGGTCCGGGCTTTTCGGCGACCAGCACGGTGCGCACCTCGGGCAGCAGCCGGTGGATCTCGGCGAGCGCCTCGTCGTGGAAGGACAGCACGCTGACCCGCCCGGTCGCGCCGCGCTCGCTCAGCACCCCGGCGAGCACCCGGGCGGCGGCCACGTCCTTGATCTCGGCCTGGATGGGCCGGCTCACCGCCTCCAGCACCTCCTCGAAGACCGGCACCCGCTCGCCGAGCCCGGCGTCCAGGCCGCGGATCTCGTCGAGGGTGAGCTCGCGGACCAGCCCGGTGCCGTCGGTGGTGCGGTCCACGTCCGGGTCGTGCATGACGATCAGCGCGCCGTCCTTGCTCAGGTGCAGGTCGAGTTCGACCTGGTCGTGGCCGGCCCGCTCGGCGCGGCGGAAGGACCGCAGGGTGTTCTCCGGCTCGACACCCGCGACTCCGCGGTGACCGACGGTGAGGAAGCTCATGGCCGCACCCTAGCGAGTCCAGGCGACCGGGGGCCGAACGCGCCGTGACGGGTCGGCGTCCGGGTCTGCTCGGCGGA
Coding sequences within it:
- a CDS encoding glycerophosphodiester phosphodiesterase, encoding MSFLTVGHRGVAGVEPENTLRSFRRAERAGHDQVELDLHLSKDGALIVMHDPDVDRTTDGTGLVRELTLDEIRGLDAGLGERVPVFEEVLEAVSRPIQAEIKDVAAARVLAGVLSERGATGRVSVLSFHDEALAEIHRLLPEVRTVLVAEKPGPDIVPRAQAVGARLVSLDLRRLDLDTVRRCHEAGIKVMAWTVNTAQDWALVRALGLDGAATDLPAEPTV